A genomic window from Candidatus Dadabacteria bacterium includes:
- the ruvC gene encoding crossover junction endodeoxyribonuclease RuvC, whose amino-acid sequence MDKISDTRVMGIDPGSRSCGYGIVDGAGNRLSYVTSGTITPVPGNSASERLNDIYVGILRVIDDYAPSVVSVEEMFFAKNARSAIKLGQSRGIAILAAAQRGIPVSEYAPTRVKLALTGKGRAGKEEMQKMLSYTLGVSEFQSTDESDALAIAICHLSLSKYGLPDGAIGSAGNRRRKKRFTVNDLSA is encoded by the coding sequence TCCGACACCAGGGTCATGGGAATTGACCCCGGATCAAGATCCTGCGGCTATGGAATCGTGGACGGCGCAGGAAACCGGTTAAGCTACGTAACCAGTGGAACAATCACTCCTGTGCCCGGAAACTCCGCTTCTGAAAGACTGAATGATATCTATGTCGGGATCCTGAGGGTAATTGATGATTACGCTCCCTCGGTCGTATCAGTCGAGGAGATGTTTTTCGCCAAGAACGCGAGAAGCGCCATAAAACTCGGCCAGTCTAGGGGCATAGCGATCCTGGCGGCAGCGCAGAGAGGGATCCCGGTAAGCGAGTACGCACCCACCAGAGTAAAGCTCGCCCTGACCGGCAAAGGAAGGGCAGGCAAGGAAGAGATGCAGAAAATGCTTTCCTACACGCTCGGAGTCAGCGAATTTCAAAGCACAGACGAGTCAGATGCACTCGCGATCGCGATCTGCCACTTAAGTCTTTCAAAATACGGACTGCCGGACGGCGCTATTGGCAGTGCGGGAAACCGGCGCAGGAAAAAGAGATTCACCGTAAATGATCTATCTGCTTAG
- the ruvA gene encoding Holliday junction branch migration protein RuvA, translated as MIYLLRGAIACKEIGTVVVDVNGVGYGVTVPLSTYYDLGAVGEEVELKIHTSQRENSIELFGFLTEAEKKLFEKLIGVSGIGPKAATNVLSNISTSELVRSIINGDLAQKKIRGIGTKTATKIVNELKDKLDDLAADEESSISNTMLNDTISALLNLGYTRAEVEKKTPEIKKIIEVSGSIENVLRDSLKVIRN; from the coding sequence ATGATCTATCTGCTTAGAGGCGCAATCGCTTGTAAGGAAATCGGGACCGTAGTCGTTGACGTAAACGGGGTCGGTTACGGTGTTACCGTTCCACTTTCGACTTACTATGATCTCGGAGCCGTGGGAGAGGAAGTTGAACTCAAAATACATACAAGCCAGAGGGAAAACAGCATTGAATTGTTCGGGTTTCTCACCGAAGCGGAGAAAAAACTCTTTGAAAAACTCATCGGCGTTTCCGGCATAGGACCGAAAGCGGCCACGAACGTGCTTTCGAACATTTCCACCTCAGAGCTTGTAAGATCCATAATAAACGGGGACTTGGCGCAGAAAAAAATCCGTGGCATCGGCACCAAAACCGCTACCAAGATAGTAAACGAGCTTAAGGACAAGCTTGATGACCTTGCGGCGGACGAAGAGTCCTCGATATCGAACACCATGCTTAACGACACGATTTCCGCGCTACTTAACTTGGGTTACACGAGGGCCGAGGTGGAAAAGAAAACCCCCGAGATCAAAAAAATCATTGAAGTTTCGGGTTCCATAGAGAATGTGCTTCGGGATTCTCTTAAGGTAATAAGAAACTAA
- the ruvB gene encoding Holliday junction branch migration DNA helicase RuvB: protein MSQNTRKTVSPEYTETDELTDVNLRPAFLRDFIGQPNVKEQVAIFIGAAKARGEALDHVLLSGPPGLGKTTLAHIFANELGVGLHLTSGPVLERTGDLASMLTNLDEKDVLFVDEIHRINRVVEEYLYSAMEDFKIDLMIGEGPTARSVKINLNRFTLIGATTRTGLLTSPFRSRFGVELRLDYYSTEELSSIVKRSSGILGVEITDEGAREMTSRARGTPRIANRLLKRVRDYSQMKSDGRITETVVRDALSMLEIDSRGLDNLDRAILTSIIEKFGGGPVGIDTISAAVSEDKDTIENVYEPFLIREGLVEKTPRGRKATKLAYRHLGLSPSEGQPKLL from the coding sequence ATGTCACAGAACACAAGAAAAACCGTTTCGCCCGAATACACGGAAACAGATGAGCTTACGGACGTAAATCTTCGCCCTGCTTTTCTTCGGGACTTTATCGGGCAACCGAACGTTAAGGAACAGGTCGCCATATTCATCGGTGCCGCCAAGGCAAGAGGCGAAGCCCTAGACCACGTCCTTCTCTCCGGTCCCCCGGGACTTGGAAAAACCACTCTCGCCCACATATTCGCAAATGAACTCGGCGTGGGGCTGCACCTTACCTCGGGGCCCGTTCTCGAAAGAACGGGGGATCTCGCTTCCATGCTTACCAATCTCGACGAAAAGGACGTGCTTTTCGTCGATGAAATACACAGGATAAACAGAGTCGTAGAAGAATATCTTTATTCCGCTATGGAGGATTTCAAAATTGACCTCATGATAGGAGAAGGCCCAACGGCAAGATCGGTGAAAATAAACCTAAACAGGTTCACCCTAATAGGAGCAACAACCAGAACGGGGCTTCTCACCTCCCCGTTTCGTTCCCGTTTCGGGGTCGAACTCAGGCTTGACTACTACAGCACGGAAGAGCTCTCAAGCATAGTGAAAAGGTCCTCCGGCATTCTTGGGGTCGAGATAACAGACGAAGGGGCCCGCGAGATGACCTCGAGGGCAAGAGGAACCCCCAGAATAGCCAACAGGCTTCTTAAGAGAGTAAGGGACTACTCCCAGATGAAATCGGACGGGCGGATAACCGAAACCGTGGTCAGGGACGCCCTTTCGATGCTTGAGATAGATTCAAGGGGTCTTGATAACCTAGACAGGGCGATACTTACCTCCATAATCGAAAAATTCGGAGGGGGTCCCGTAGGAATAGACACTATCTCAGCCGCGGTGAGCGAGGACAAGGACACAATAGAAAACGTCTACGAGCCCTTCCTGATAAGAGAGGGGCTAGTAGAGAAAACCCCTAGGGGAAGAAAGGCTACGAAACTCGCCTACAGACATTTGGGACTCAGCCCGAGTGAAGGTCAGCCAAAACTTCTCTGA
- the tolQ gene encoding protein TolQ: MLLVSTGPVVKAVLLLLVFMSVLSWAIIYTKFRLLRSSSKKSTAFLNLYHSNEDMRALLSFSEKVGGPVAELFRAGYAEVVKTEKKKSRGELDPKGAGDISSRSESVDLVERALNRAMTKEASKLEKSLVFLATTGSSAPFIGLFGTVWGIMNSFIGLAGSKGVPSLEVVAPGIAEALIATAIGLAAAIPATIAYNYFVNRVRAMEVEMEHFCAGFLNTAERYLNR, translated from the coding sequence ATGCTGCTTGTAAGCACCGGGCCTGTGGTTAAGGCCGTGCTTCTGCTTTTAGTTTTCATGTCAGTTCTTTCCTGGGCGATTATCTACACGAAATTCCGTCTTCTAAGAAGTTCTTCCAAGAAATCAACCGCGTTTCTCAACCTTTACCATTCAAACGAAGACATGAGGGCACTTCTCTCCTTCTCGGAGAAAGTAGGTGGCCCGGTTGCGGAGTTGTTCAGGGCAGGCTACGCGGAAGTGGTGAAAACGGAGAAGAAGAAAAGCCGGGGAGAACTCGACCCTAAGGGGGCCGGAGATATTTCTTCCCGTTCCGAATCTGTAGACCTGGTGGAAAGGGCGCTTAACAGGGCGATGACCAAAGAAGCTTCAAAGCTGGAGAAGTCCCTGGTTTTCCTCGCAACCACCGGCAGTTCAGCTCCGTTCATAGGGTTGTTCGGAACCGTGTGGGGCATTATGAACTCCTTTATAGGACTTGCGGGAAGCAAAGGGGTTCCCTCGCTTGAGGTCGTGGCTCCAGGAATCGCGGAGGCTCTTATAGCAACCGCCATCGGTCTTGCGGCCGCCATCCCCGCCACAATAGCTTACAACTACTTTGTCAACCGGGTAAGGGCCATGGAGGTGGAAATGGAGCATTTCTGTGCCGGATTTCTTAACACGGCGGAAAGGTATCTAAACAGGTAG
- the tolR gene encoding protein TolR has translation MAAGKFNTGWRRSVLSEINVTPFVDVMLVLLVIFMVTTPILYQGIRVNLPQTASSKIPVKNQKQITVTVTGSGNIFLEDASYSLSEIATALGKLMAAEGTTPESGRVFLRADKSVKYGFVVKVIDEIKKTGVEKLSLITESKNIKDK, from the coding sequence ATGGCAGCGGGAAAATTCAACACCGGCTGGCGCAGGTCAGTCCTCTCAGAGATAAACGTCACTCCCTTTGTTGACGTAATGCTGGTTCTTTTAGTTATTTTCATGGTCACCACCCCAATACTTTATCAAGGAATCAGGGTAAACCTTCCACAAACGGCATCTTCTAAAATCCCGGTCAAAAACCAGAAACAGATAACTGTGACCGTAACCGGGTCCGGAAATATATTTCTCGAAGACGCCAGCTACTCCCTTTCAGAAATCGCCACAGCTCTCGGTAAATTAATGGCGGCGGAGGGAACCACGCCCGAGAGCGGACGGGTTTTTCTCAGAGCTGATAAATCAGTCAAATACGGATTCGTGGTAAAGGTCATAGACGAGATAAAGAAAACCGGTGTTGAAAAGCTAAGCCTGATCACGGAATCAAAAAACATAAAGGACAAATAA
- a CDS encoding TonB family protein, whose protein sequence is MKGEKNNFRKGLFISLGLHLLIVCLLALGVGRHGQVSPEQSIEVSLSTQVPRASKKKSVVRAPSRPQKPEKSAKKIKKPAKKQVKPPQKKKKADPVTAKKEKSPDPPTPQTKPDEKPKEPTVASEETPPRTEPETEKEEAVAEKKEVIRNIKKESVLSNIKKSAEQASVEPASKESALGVISLVLDVYYRTISKRIQRSLILPLNIDSGILLAAQVNFYMKETGEVYNVGIERSSGNLKFDSYCIKAVNDASPLPPPPSELRERIKSDFFVISCESKK, encoded by the coding sequence ATGAAGGGAGAAAAGAATAATTTTCGCAAAGGGCTTTTTATTTCCCTGGGTCTTCATCTGCTGATTGTCTGTCTGCTTGCTCTTGGGGTCGGAAGGCACGGGCAAGTTTCCCCCGAGCAATCAATAGAAGTGTCACTCTCGACCCAGGTTCCGCGCGCCAGCAAGAAAAAATCAGTTGTTAGGGCTCCCAGCCGTCCCCAGAAACCGGAGAAAAGCGCAAAGAAAATCAAAAAACCTGCTAAGAAGCAAGTAAAACCTCCTCAGAAAAAGAAAAAAGCGGACCCGGTGACGGCGAAAAAAGAAAAAAGCCCGGATCCCCCTACGCCGCAAACAAAACCAGACGAGAAGCCGAAGGAACCTACAGTAGCAAGCGAAGAGACGCCACCGCGCACAGAACCCGAAACGGAAAAGGAAGAAGCGGTCGCCGAGAAAAAAGAAGTGATCAGGAACATCAAAAAGGAATCCGTTCTAAGCAACATCAAGAAAAGTGCCGAACAAGCGTCTGTCGAACCGGCTTCCAAAGAATCCGCCCTAGGAGTCATCTCACTTGTGCTTGACGTCTATTACAGAACAATATCGAAACGGATACAGAGAAGCCTGATACTGCCACTTAACATAGATTCCGGTATCCTTCTCGCGGCTCAGGTAAATTTTTACATGAAAGAAACCGGCGAGGTCTACAATGTGGGAATAGAAAGAAGCTCCGGAAACCTGAAGTTCGATTCTTACTGTATAAAGGCCGTAAACGACGCTTCGCCGCTTCCCCCTCCGCCAAGTGAGTTGAGAGAAAGGATAAAGTCGGATTTCTTTGTCATCTCCTGTGAAAGCAAAAAGTGA
- a CDS encoding histidine phosphatase family protein translates to MRLILVRHGKTDWNETGRCQGISDVPLNPAGIEQAEKVAFSLKDESIDRIYSSNLVRAKTTAEKIAAYHSIDIDVRDDLREMDQGIFEGLDFSYIREKYPDVLEHWRKDPETLQLPGGESLKGVQQRALDAIADIKSRFESQNIVVVSHNMVIGTLFCSFTGSSLKKLRDYIVDEASKSVVEVYDGRFVIISFNDIDHLGLPVE, encoded by the coding sequence ATGCGGCTGATACTCGTAAGACACGGAAAAACAGACTGGAACGAGACCGGAAGATGTCAGGGGATAAGTGATGTTCCGCTTAACCCCGCCGGAATAGAACAGGCGGAGAAAGTGGCTTTCTCTCTTAAGGACGAGAGTATCGACCGCATATACTCGAGCAACCTTGTAAGGGCGAAGACGACGGCGGAGAAAATCGCCGCGTACCACTCAATTGACATTGATGTCAGGGATGATCTTCGGGAGATGGATCAGGGAATTTTTGAGGGGCTTGATTTCTCCTATATAAGGGAGAAGTATCCCGACGTGCTTGAACACTGGCGCAAAGACCCGGAAACCCTGCAGTTACCAGGCGGAGAGTCATTAAAGGGCGTTCAGCAAAGGGCTCTTGACGCCATAGCAGATATCAAAAGCCGCTTCGAATCACAGAACATAGTGGTCGTAAGCCACAACATGGTCATAGGGACACTGTTTTGCAGTTTTACCGGAAGCTCCCTTAAGAAATTGCGCGATTACATAGTAGATGAAGCCTCAAAAAGTGTTGTTGAAGTATACGACGGCAGGTTCGTTATAATATCCTTTAACGATATCGATCACCTAGGCCTTCCCGTCGAGTAA
- the argS gene encoding arginine--tRNA ligase — MKDEILKIIKESVDSLALPGSPMGNETEFEVSVPKKKEFGDFSTNAALVIGSMKGKNPREVAQKIVEAIDQRQHGFIERLDIAGPGFINFFVNETLFESQLREILRLGGKYGASCEGSGQRVIVEFVSANPTGYLHFGHARNAVVGDSVCRMLSFSGYEVIREFYINDAGRQMDMLGESVYSALARSYGLARELPEDGYRGEYISELAGEIKKSEECPQVPGDESEAIEFCREFAYSRLLEEIKTDLLDLRVDFDNWYSERIEIHGRGSEERKLDKTLAKLEDLGTVERKEQALWFKASLYGDGKDWVIIKKDGAPTYFLSDIAYHMDKYSRGFSRLINVWGADHHSHVSRLKSSMKALGLDESSLHVLLIQFVRLVREGVEVPMSKRTGDFVTLREVLREVGCDATRFFLLMRSSDSHLDFDLSLAKKESSENPVYYVQYANARISSLMRNSEEAGISASEEHLNLLLDDEERNIMKILLRFPEVVRSAAESLSPHKVVYYLQELAAEFHFYYNKTRILDSENTDMASARLCLARCVQVVIENGLGLLGINAPRSM, encoded by the coding sequence ATGAAGGACGAAATACTGAAAATCATAAAAGAGTCCGTGGATTCGCTCGCGTTACCCGGAAGCCCGATGGGAAACGAGACAGAGTTCGAGGTATCGGTACCGAAAAAAAAGGAATTCGGTGACTTCTCCACGAATGCGGCGCTTGTTATAGGAAGCATGAAGGGCAAAAATCCCCGTGAAGTCGCGCAAAAAATAGTCGAGGCCATAGATCAGCGCCAGCACGGTTTCATAGAAAGGCTTGATATTGCGGGGCCGGGATTCATAAATTTTTTCGTTAACGAAACCCTGTTCGAATCACAACTTAGAGAGATTCTTCGTCTCGGCGGAAAGTACGGAGCCTCGTGCGAGGGTTCCGGGCAGAGAGTGATAGTTGAATTTGTAAGCGCCAATCCTACGGGCTATCTTCATTTCGGCCACGCCCGAAACGCCGTTGTCGGAGACTCGGTGTGCAGAATGCTTTCCTTTTCCGGATACGAAGTAATCAGAGAATTCTATATAAATGACGCGGGCAGGCAGATGGATATGCTCGGCGAGTCGGTATACTCGGCTCTCGCACGGTCCTACGGACTCGCAAGAGAGCTTCCGGAAGACGGCTATCGCGGCGAGTACATCTCAGAACTCGCCGGGGAAATAAAAAAATCGGAAGAATGCCCTCAAGTGCCCGGGGATGAATCGGAAGCTATCGAGTTCTGCAGGGAGTTTGCTTACTCAAGGCTTCTTGAGGAAATAAAGACTGATCTTCTGGACCTGAGGGTGGATTTTGACAACTGGTACAGCGAGAGAATCGAAATACACGGTCGCGGTTCTGAAGAAAGAAAACTGGACAAGACTCTTGCCAAACTCGAGGATCTTGGAACAGTTGAAAGAAAGGAACAGGCGCTCTGGTTCAAGGCTTCCCTGTACGGGGACGGCAAGGACTGGGTAATAATAAAAAAAGACGGTGCTCCGACTTACTTTCTATCCGATATAGCCTACCACATGGATAAATATTCAAGAGGATTTTCCAGATTAATAAACGTCTGGGGAGCCGATCATCACAGCCACGTATCGCGTCTTAAGTCCTCTATGAAGGCTCTCGGTCTGGATGAATCTTCCCTGCATGTGCTCCTTATACAGTTCGTAAGGCTCGTAAGAGAGGGTGTGGAAGTTCCGATGTCGAAAAGAACGGGAGATTTCGTTACTCTCCGCGAAGTCCTTCGCGAGGTTGGGTGTGACGCCACGAGATTCTTTTTGCTCATGAGAAGCTCCGACAGCCACCTTGATTTTGATCTTTCCCTGGCGAAAAAGGAGTCCAGCGAAAATCCCGTTTACTACGTTCAGTACGCAAACGCCAGGATTTCAAGTCTGATGAGGAATTCAGAGGAAGCGGGGATTAGTGCCTCGGAGGAGCATCTTAATCTCCTTTTAGACGATGAGGAACGAAACATAATGAAAATACTTCTCAGATTCCCCGAGGTAGTCCGTTCGGCGGCCGAGTCGCTTTCCCCGCACAAAGTGGTTTATTATCTTCAGGAATTGGCGGCCGAGTTCCATTTTTATTACAATAAGACGAGAATTCTGGACTCGGAGAACACCGACATGGCCTCCGCGAGACTCTGCCTAGCACGCTGCGTACAGGTGGTAATAGAAAACGGTCTCGGTCTTCTCGGAATAAACGCCCCCAGAAGCATGTAA
- a CDS encoding SPOR domain-containing protein — translation MAEEKKEKNPRILRLSLVFLIVFTMVFSLGVVVGKKFIPADEPISAEKSPGLLEKLFSFVSQQKTPSDEAEELAATPDEKDTSARDKYLSAMINPDHKYTIQVSSFLSKKVANRTVRFYKDKGYPAFIREYSPSEITTFYRVRIGTFQSKEQAREYGNEIKEKERDFKFYVTVND, via the coding sequence ATGGCTGAAGAAAAAAAAGAAAAAAATCCCCGGATTCTACGGCTTTCCCTAGTTTTTCTCATTGTTTTCACAATGGTGTTTTCCCTAGGAGTCGTGGTGGGGAAAAAATTCATCCCTGCGGACGAACCTATCTCGGCGGAGAAATCTCCCGGACTGCTGGAAAAACTGTTTTCGTTTGTCTCACAACAGAAAACCCCAAGCGACGAAGCGGAAGAACTGGCCGCTACTCCGGATGAAAAAGACACATCCGCCCGTGACAAGTACCTGTCGGCGATGATCAATCCTGATCATAAATACACCATTCAGGTCAGCTCTTTCCTGAGCAAAAAAGTCGCTAACCGAACCGTGAGATTCTACAAAGACAAAGGATATCCTGCTTTTATAAGGGAGTACTCGCCTTCTGAAATCACAACTTTCTACAGAGTGAGGATAGGAACCTTTCAATCCAAGGAACAGGCACGGGAATACGGAAACGAAATAAAGGAAAAAGAAAGGGATTTCAAGTTCTACGTAACTGTTAACGACTAA
- a CDS encoding CDP-alcohol phosphatidyltransferase family protein: MENDWSKPNSEEADERSKTGRKPDSSKLLSGGIKSWWVFLMKPIEDFLIEREFRPNVLTITTLVVSALAGWFFHLGMIFIAGVLLLAGSTFDIFDGRVARAQGLNSPRGAFFDSCVDRYSEVLIYLGLLSFFKDTFFVYIVFLTLSCSMMVSYTRARAEGLGIDCEVGIMQRAERVVYLGVLSTFNFLSNIVTFLMGLGNRDYLLKLSVIILFVFSFYTSIQRMVHVMSKMEKAENGGTDGTGKVAD; the protein is encoded by the coding sequence ATGGAAAACGACTGGTCAAAACCTAACTCCGAGGAAGCTGACGAGAGGTCTAAAACCGGGAGAAAACCGGACTCTAGCAAGCTTCTCTCAGGCGGGATCAAGTCTTGGTGGGTCTTTCTTATGAAACCCATAGAGGACTTTCTTATAGAAAGGGAGTTTCGCCCCAACGTACTCACCATTACCACCCTGGTAGTTTCCGCACTTGCGGGGTGGTTTTTCCATCTGGGCATGATCTTCATAGCTGGAGTTCTGCTGCTGGCCGGCTCGACTTTTGACATTTTCGATGGAAGGGTGGCACGAGCCCAAGGCCTTAATTCACCCAGAGGAGCTTTTTTTGACTCCTGCGTGGACAGGTACTCAGAAGTTCTTATCTACTTGGGTCTTCTGAGCTTTTTCAAAGACACTTTTTTCGTTTATATCGTTTTCCTTACACTCAGCTGTTCCATGATGGTCAGCTACACAAGGGCCAGGGCCGAGGGGCTTGGAATCGACTGCGAAGTGGGGATAATGCAGAGAGCCGAGAGAGTAGTTTACTTGGGGGTCCTCTCGACGTTTAACTTCCTTAGCAACATAGTTACCTTTCTTATGGGGCTTGGAAACAGAGATTACCTTCTGAAGCTTTCAGTCATCATCCTCTTCGTCTTTTCCTTCTACACCTCAATACAGAGAATGGTTCACGTAATGAGCAAGATGGAGAAAGCCGAAAACGGCGGGACTGACGGAACTGGAAAAGTCGCAGACTAG
- the rplS gene encoding 50S ribosomal protein L19: MGIIAEIEKKHLRTDLPEFRAGDMVSVHYNIKEGERRRIQVFEGTVIARKGSGFRETFTVRKVSYGIGVERIFPLHSPLIGKIEVKRKGRVRRAKLYYLRGLSKKASRIRERTS; the protein is encoded by the coding sequence ATGGGAATTATAGCAGAAATTGAAAAAAAGCACCTGAGAACGGACCTGCCGGAATTTCGAGCTGGGGACATGGTATCGGTCCACTACAACATCAAGGAAGGTGAAAGGAGAAGGATCCAGGTTTTTGAAGGTACCGTGATAGCCAGAAAGGGTTCGGGCTTCAGGGAAACTTTCACGGTAAGGAAGGTCTCCTACGGTATAGGTGTCGAGAGAATCTTTCCCCTGCATTCCCCCCTTATAGGGAAAATAGAAGTAAAAAGAAAAGGCCGTGTGAGAAGAGCCAAGCTTTACTACCTAAGAGGCCTTTCAAAGAAAGCCAGCAGAATAAGGGAAAGAACCTCCTAG
- the trmD gene encoding tRNA (guanosine(37)-N1)-methyltransferase TrmD encodes MKFDIVTIFPGFFDSVFSFGVISRAVENKAVEINVHDLRTYSAEKHGKTDDTPYGGGSGMLMTPGPIGNAIGRIREKGLRSAVILTTPKGEEFDDRKAQELCGFEQLIILCGRYEGVDDRVSELYVDMKISTGKYINSGGEYACSLIVDAVSRYLPGVLGNTESLSSESLTNGLLEYPQYTKPRTYRGKKVPELLLSGDHEKIRKWRRQESIKSTFIHNPASLDDAQLSKEEDAFLKELKVGSSPDFRVYIALVHYPAYNNRLEVVSTAFKSIDAHDISRDATTYGVKKFYLINPVEEQRRLAGRLVDHWIEGEGRSFNETKSKAFGIITIMSTIEEAVEQIEEIEGEKPKIVVTDARFSDDMTGYGVLREKIFENTEPFLILFGTGWGLTLETIKAADYVLKPISGYSEFNHLSVRSAAAIVLDRLLSCGA; translated from the coding sequence ATGAAGTTTGACATAGTGACAATCTTTCCCGGTTTCTTTGATTCCGTTTTTTCATTCGGAGTAATAAGCAGGGCCGTTGAAAACAAGGCGGTGGAGATAAACGTCCACGACCTGAGAACTTATTCAGCGGAGAAGCATGGAAAAACTGATGATACTCCGTACGGAGGGGGGAGCGGAATGCTTATGACCCCGGGACCGATAGGAAATGCCATCGGTCGTATAAGAGAAAAGGGGCTTCGCTCCGCCGTAATTCTGACGACTCCCAAGGGAGAGGAATTTGATGACCGCAAGGCGCAAGAACTTTGCGGGTTTGAGCAGCTGATAATCCTCTGCGGTCGGTACGAAGGTGTGGATGACAGGGTGAGCGAACTATATGTTGATATGAAGATATCAACCGGGAAGTACATAAATTCCGGGGGAGAATACGCATGTTCCCTGATAGTGGATGCCGTATCAAGATACCTTCCAGGGGTTCTCGGAAACACTGAGTCTCTTTCCTCTGAGTCTCTTACAAACGGGCTTCTTGAGTATCCTCAGTATACGAAGCCGCGAACATACAGAGGAAAGAAAGTCCCCGAGTTGCTTCTTTCAGGGGACCACGAAAAAATAAGGAAATGGAGAAGGCAGGAGAGCATAAAAAGTACTTTCATCCACAACCCCGCTTCCCTTGACGACGCCCAACTTTCCAAAGAAGAAGACGCTTTCCTAAAGGAACTCAAGGTCGGCAGTTCTCCGGATTTTAGGGTTTACATAGCCCTTGTGCATTACCCGGCGTATAATAACCGCCTCGAAGTCGTCTCAACTGCATTTAAGAGCATAGACGCGCACGACATATCAAGGGACGCCACTACATACGGAGTCAAAAAATTCTATCTGATAAACCCTGTCGAAGAGCAACGCCGCCTTGCGGGCAGACTCGTCGATCACTGGATCGAGGGAGAGGGAAGGAGTTTTAACGAGACCAAAAGCAAGGCTTTCGGGATCATAACCATAATGAGCACTATTGAGGAGGCCGTCGAGCAGATAGAGGAAATCGAAGGGGAAAAACCGAAAATAGTGGTTACTGACGCCCGCTTTTCAGACGACATGACCGGCTACGGGGTGCTTCGGGAAAAAATATTCGAAAACACGGAACCTTTTCTGATTCTTTTCGGTACGGGATGGGGACTCACGCTTGAGACAATAAAAGCGGCTGACTACGTGCTGAAACCCATAAGCGGCTATAGTGAATTCAACCATCTTTCAGTGAGAAGCGCGGCTGCCATAGTGCTTGACAGGCTGCTTTCCTGCGGAGCCTGA
- the rimM gene encoding ribosome maturation factor RimM (Essential for efficient processing of 16S rRNA), with amino-acid sequence MPESAKQNLVLYGKITKRHGLYGEVKVFAFGGHPETLSGVGKIYVEIPGQEEPRRFTLSQIKIQKNVAIVKLKDIDTPEAADALKNLRVLLEKNDLHPPGEDEYYWTDLIGLRVRTSHGDNIGEVRDLIDTGGHDILVIKSPEQGREFLVPFVKRFVTAVDLDGSMITVEPVEGLLE; translated from the coding sequence TTGCCGGAAAGCGCGAAACAAAACCTTGTTCTCTACGGGAAGATAACCAAAAGACATGGTCTTTACGGTGAAGTGAAAGTGTTCGCCTTCGGCGGGCATCCCGAAACCCTCTCCGGGGTAGGAAAAATCTATGTAGAAATTCCCGGTCAGGAAGAACCCCGAAGATTCACTCTGTCCCAGATAAAAATCCAGAAAAACGTCGCAATTGTTAAGCTAAAGGACATCGATACCCCCGAGGCTGCCGACGCACTTAAGAATCTCCGTGTTCTGCTTGAAAAAAACGATTTACACCCCCCGGGAGAAGATGAATATTACTGGACTGACCTCATCGGGCTTCGGGTCCGCACCTCCCACGGAGATAATATTGGAGAGGTAAGGGATCTTATCGATACGGGTGGACACGACATTCTCGTGATAAAAAGTCCGGAACAGGGGCGGGAATTCCTGGTTCCGTTTGTCAAAAGGTTCGTGACCGCGGTGGATCTTGACGGTTCGATGATCACCGTGGAACCAGTAGAGGGACTCCTCGAGTAA
- a CDS encoding KH domain-containing protein encodes MSQLKEFVEFMAKSIVDNPEEVQVTEVAGEKTTVIELRVASEDLGKVIGKQGRTAKAIRSILSASAAKMKKRAVLEILE; translated from the coding sequence ATGAGTCAGCTCAAAGAGTTTGTCGAATTCATGGCTAAATCCATTGTTGACAACCCCGAGGAGGTTCAGGTGACAGAGGTGGCGGGCGAGAAAACTACGGTTATTGAGCTTAGAGTAGCCTCCGAAGACTTGGGGAAGGTAATCGGAAAACAGGGGAGAACCGCAAAGGCGATTCGCAGCATATTGAGCGCCTCGGCCGCAAAAATGAAAAAACGCGCCGTCCTGGAGATCCTTGAATAG